Proteins from one Ornithobacterium rhinotracheale genomic window:
- a CDS encoding sulfatase, with translation MKKYLIIFYFFILSISYSQSKKPNIVIIVSDDHAYQTISAYNHKDKYIQTPNIDRIANEGMLFKRAYVNNSICGPSRACLLTGKTSNKNGYKDNENSSYDSSQQQFVNILQDEGYQTAWIGKYHLGHDPKGFDFYKVLVGQGYYFNPEFITAQGRVEEPGYVANVVEDEAEKWLDNRDKDKPFCLIIGHKNTHRTWMPDLPDLGAFDGVKFRIPKTFYDDYKSRPAAAMQEMSILKDMRLGYDLKMLPENTTDKNFTRMTPEQRAAYEKYYGPIREAFEKNKPQGRNFAEWKFNRYMNDYLSTAVSLDRNIGRTLDYLDKHNLSDNTIVIYTSDQGFYMGEHGWFDKRWMYEESFRTPFLIKYPKLIQPKTETNAFMSNIDIAPTLLQLAGAKVPSDMQGVSFVPVLENPKAKVQDQLYYHYYENGEHAVSPQFGVRNDRFKLIRYYKRVNNWELFDLQKDPHELRNVYGDPAYAKVQKHMEELLKQQILKYDDQDALKILESK, from the coding sequence ATGAAGAAATACTTAATTATTTTTTACTTTTTCATTTTGAGTATAAGTTACTCGCAAAGTAAAAAACCAAACATCGTGATCATTGTGTCTGATGACCATGCGTACCAAACCATTAGTGCTTATAATCACAAGGATAAATATATCCAGACACCGAACATCGATCGTATCGCCAATGAAGGAATGCTCTTCAAACGCGCTTATGTAAATAATTCAATTTGCGGACCAAGCCGTGCTTGCTTGCTTACAGGGAAAACAAGCAATAAAAATGGCTACAAAGACAACGAAAATTCATCTTACGATAGTAGCCAACAGCAATTTGTAAATATTTTGCAAGACGAAGGGTATCAAACTGCTTGGATTGGGAAATATCACTTAGGTCATGATCCAAAGGGATTTGATTTCTATAAAGTATTGGTGGGGCAAGGATACTATTTTAATCCAGAATTTATCACAGCGCAAGGTAGAGTAGAAGAACCTGGTTATGTAGCCAATGTGGTAGAAGATGAAGCCGAAAAATGGTTGGATAATCGTGATAAAGATAAGCCGTTTTGCTTAATCATTGGTCATAAAAATACGCACCGTACTTGGATGCCCGATTTGCCAGATTTAGGAGCGTTTGATGGCGTAAAATTTAGAATTCCTAAAACATTCTACGACGACTATAAATCTCGTCCTGCAGCTGCGATGCAAGAAATGTCTATCTTGAAAGATATGCGTTTGGGCTACGATTTAAAAATGTTACCAGAAAACACTACCGATAAAAACTTTACGCGTATGACTCCTGAGCAGCGTGCTGCTTATGAAAAATATTATGGGCCAATCCGTGAAGCATTTGAGAAAAACAAGCCGCAAGGTAGAAATTTTGCTGAATGGAAGTTTAATCGTTATATGAACGATTATTTATCTACAGCCGTTTCGCTTGACCGCAACATCGGTAGAACATTAGATTATTTAGATAAACATAATTTATCGGATAATACCATCGTGATTTACACCTCAGACCAAGGTTTCTATATGGGAGAACATGGCTGGTTCGACAAAAGATGGATGTACGAAGAATCGTTCAGAACACCATTTTTGATTAAATATCCAAAATTGATTCAGCCAAAAACTGAAACCAACGCCTTTATGTCCAACATCGATATTGCACCTACTTTATTGCAATTGGCGGGTGCAAAAGTTCCGTCTGATATGCAAGGGGTTTCGTTTGTGCCTGTTTTGGAAAATCCAAAGGCAAAAGTACAAGACCAGTTATACTATCACTACTACGAAAATGGTGAACACGCAGTTTCGCCACAATTTGGGGTGAGAAATGATAGATTCAAACTTATCAGATATTATAAGAGAGTTAATAATTGGGAATTGTTTGATTTGCAAAAAGATCCACACGAGTTGAGAAATGTGTATGGAGATCCAGCGTATGCAAAAGTGCAAAAACATATGGAGGAACTACTGAAACAACAGATTTTGAAATATGATGACCAAGATGCATTGAAGATTTTAGAGTCAAAATAG
- a CDS encoding META domain-containing protein: protein MKTKILFFSLFIGLFVLTTACNNDDDPKPPTELIGKWKCLGFGNTNGVFKVIEPNEEDCEKCYTIDFKDNYEFFVKSSYNSMSGVFVVKNSSLQLKKIIMTDVYEEGDGTPYTESLKKISHYKIEKGNLQLFYSDTEYLLFKPLKN from the coding sequence ATGAAAACAAAAATCTTATTTTTCAGCCTTTTTATAGGCTTATTTGTCTTAACAACCGCTTGCAACAACGATGATGACCCTAAACCGCCCACCGAATTAATCGGTAAATGGAAATGTCTTGGCTTTGGTAATACCAATGGAGTGTTTAAAGTAATTGAACCCAATGAAGAGGATTGTGAAAAATGTTACACAATAGACTTCAAAGATAATTATGAATTCTTTGTAAAATCTTCATATAATAGCATGTCTGGAGTTTTCGTTGTTAAAAATTCATCTTTACAGCTCAAAAAAATAATTATGACAGATGTTTATGAAGAAGGAGACGGCACTCCATATACTGAAAGTTTAAAGAAAATATCACATTATAAAATTGAAAAAGGAAACTTACAACTTTTCTACTCAGACACAGAATATTTATTGTTTAAACCTTTGAAAAATTAA
- a CDS encoding dihydrolipoamide acetyltransferase family protein gives MAEYKFLLPSMGEGIMEATVTAWLKNVGDSIEEDESIVEVATDKVDSDVPSPVSGVLKEIIVPTDSVAKVGEPMAIITTEDEEAESATPKPKSDEEMPKPDPEVAQAAKEAEKVLNVVKTTTTIDLGETDKFLSPLVRSIAAKEGISAEELNNIKGSGQNGRVTKDDMLHYLKQKDQKTTGAPTPIVATSQSVSSPVLKSISIGAHDEIIEMDRMRKIIAQHMLDSKQISPHVSSFVEADMTRIVQWRNRVKNAFQKREGEKITFMPIIVEAIVKAIKDFPMINVSVDGDKIIKKANINIGIAAARPDGNLIVPVIKNADQLNLIGLAKKINDLGYRAKNNQLKPDEIQGGTYTVSNIGSFGNLMGTPIINQPQVAIMAIGSIQKKPAVIETPEGDVIGIRHKMYLSHSYDHRVVDGALGGMFVKRVAEYLESFDINQEI, from the coding sequence ATGGCAGAATATAAATTTTTACTTCCCTCAATGGGAGAAGGCATCATGGAAGCTACCGTTACGGCATGGCTTAAAAATGTAGGAGACAGTATCGAAGAAGATGAATCAATTGTGGAAGTAGCCACCGATAAAGTGGATTCCGATGTTCCGTCTCCTGTGAGTGGTGTTTTAAAAGAAATCATAGTTCCTACCGATAGCGTTGCTAAAGTAGGTGAGCCTATGGCAATCATTACTACCGAGGACGAAGAGGCGGAATCAGCTACGCCAAAGCCAAAATCCGATGAGGAAATGCCTAAGCCCGACCCAGAAGTAGCCCAAGCCGCAAAAGAGGCTGAAAAAGTTTTAAATGTAGTAAAAACTACTACAACTATAGATTTAGGCGAAACCGATAAATTTCTATCGCCACTTGTGCGCTCAATAGCTGCAAAGGAAGGAATTTCTGCCGAAGAATTAAATAATATAAAAGGCTCTGGGCAAAATGGTAGAGTGACCAAAGATGATATGCTCCATTATTTGAAACAAAAAGACCAAAAAACGACTGGTGCGCCTACGCCTATTGTAGCAACATCACAATCGGTTTCAAGTCCAGTGCTTAAATCAATTAGCATCGGAGCTCATGATGAAATCATAGAAATGGATCGTATGCGTAAAATCATCGCTCAGCACATGCTCGACAGTAAACAAATTTCTCCCCATGTTTCCTCATTTGTAGAGGCCGATATGACACGCATTGTGCAATGGAGAAATCGTGTGAAAAATGCTTTCCAAAAACGAGAAGGAGAAAAAATCACATTTATGCCGATTATTGTAGAGGCAATTGTGAAAGCGATAAAAGATTTTCCAATGATTAATGTTTCTGTGGATGGCGATAAAATCATCAAAAAAGCCAATATAAATATTGGAATTGCGGCTGCACGACCAGATGGCAACTTGATCGTTCCTGTGATTAAAAATGCAGATCAATTGAATTTAATTGGTTTAGCTAAAAAAATCAATGATTTGGGGTATAGAGCCAAAAATAATCAGCTTAAACCTGACGAAATACAGGGGGGTACTTACACCGTATCGAACATAGGTAGCTTTGGCAATTTGATGGGGACGCCAATCATCAACCAGCCACAAGTAGCAATCATGGCAATTGGTAGTATTCAAAAGAAACCTGCTGTGATTGAAACGCCAGAGGGTGATGTGATTGGAATAAGACATAAAATGTACCTTTCACACTCATATGATCACCGAGTGGTAGATGGTGCGCTCGGAGGCATGTTTGTGAAGCGTGTCGCAGAATACTTAGAGTCTTTTGATATAAATCAAGAAATATAG
- the porV gene encoding type IX secretion system outer membrane channel protein PorV, with the protein MKKLLALGLTAFLALNANAQENNRPVLTGAPFLRISPDARAGGLGDMGVATSPDAFSQYWNPAKYVFNDNHSGVGVSYTPYLGKITDDVFLLNGSFYTYLGEEERSALGVSIYYFNIGEVKLNEQVGSEILSTGSAKPNEFSLDVSYGLKLTDNFGMAVAGRYIRSDLNNNDQNATTKAANSFAVDVAGYYQSEPMSLGNIDGRLRAGFNISNIGPKLDYSDSEELESFLPTNLRLGTTYDFMLDDVNKITLGAEFNKLLVPTPSEAVYTDASGEKIAYYKIPNKGVVSGIFSSLSDAPDGFSEELKEITWALSAEYVYNNAFAFRTGYFHESMEKGARQYATLGAGIKFNAFGLDLSYLIPTNDVNNALQNTLRFGLTWDFGGQTFNSNYR; encoded by the coding sequence ATGAAAAAATTATTAGCTCTAGGTTTAACTGCTTTCTTGGCGTTAAACGCAAATGCACAAGAAAACAATCGTCCAGTGCTTACTGGTGCGCCGTTTTTAAGAATTTCACCTGATGCGCGTGCGGGCGGATTAGGAGATATGGGGGTAGCTACCTCTCCAGATGCTTTTTCGCAATATTGGAACCCTGCGAAATATGTTTTTAATGATAATCATTCAGGAGTAGGGGTTTCTTACACTCCATACTTGGGGAAAATCACAGATGATGTTTTCCTATTAAATGGGTCTTTCTATACTTATTTAGGTGAAGAAGAAAGAAGTGCGCTCGGTGTGAGTATTTACTATTTCAATATAGGAGAGGTTAAGCTAAATGAGCAAGTAGGAAGTGAGATTTTATCTACTGGAAGTGCTAAACCAAACGAATTTTCGCTAGATGTTTCTTATGGTTTGAAACTTACCGATAACTTTGGTATGGCAGTAGCAGGGCGTTACATTCGTTCGGATTTGAACAATAACGACCAAAACGCTACAACAAAAGCAGCAAACTCTTTTGCTGTAGATGTAGCGGGATACTATCAATCAGAGCCTATGAGCCTAGGTAATATTGATGGACGCTTGCGTGCTGGTTTCAATATTAGCAATATTGGACCTAAATTAGATTATTCTGATTCAGAAGAACTAGAAAGTTTCTTGCCTACCAACTTGAGACTAGGTACTACTTACGATTTCATGCTTGACGATGTAAACAAAATAACTTTGGGCGCTGAATTCAACAAACTTTTGGTTCCTACCCCAAGCGAAGCAGTGTACACTGATGCCTCTGGAGAGAAAATCGCTTACTACAAAATACCCAATAAAGGGGTAGTGTCTGGAATATTCAGTTCGCTAAGCGATGCACCAGATGGATTCTCAGAAGAATTAAAAGAAATCACTTGGGCGTTGAGTGCTGAATATGTTTACAATAATGCATTCGCATTTAGAACAGGTTACTTCCACGAAAGCATGGAAAAAGGAGCTAGACAATACGCAACTTTAGGTGCTGGGATTAAATTCAACGCGTTTGGATTAGATTTATCTTACCTAATTCCTACTAACGATGTAAACAATGCATTGCAGAATACACTAAGATTTGGTCTAACATGGGATTTTGGTGGGCAAACATTCAATAGCAATTACAGATAA
- a CDS encoding T9SS type A sorting domain-containing protein, with product MKNPFKSVFYIFLLVGTTSIAQITTNEEPYSFTHNKKLYEKSKNTYSVINLQIPDLKKIYEEDANSQNNSGFERVAVPISVNFNSEHDGDWTETSEGGKLWTITFHAKNAKSIDFVFDKFWLPKGGKFFVYNPQTKEKIGAITADFLEGNRNEPKSFSTGIILGDIMTLEYFQPEDIKEKPIISISKIYYGYKKLKSAEKFGDSGNCNVNINCVEGQNWQKEKNAVARIYIKSPKEAGWCSGALINNSKEDSSPLFLTADHCINDYFDAIRNNDLSSSIFYWNYEFPSCENENIEPPILSTAGAIVKANNPDTDFALLELKQDPRNLPNAKLYYLGWDRTGNHTKGGVGIHHPRGDVKKISIDNDDLKTNKQTIHWTDGGISLPETHWVSTIDIGTSEGGSSGSPLLNFNHNIIGQLHGGDSRCAPVTKYYGRFDISWNGNNNPDSRRKLQPWLDPINSGKLTLEGKGVIPNYEIEGNYYLCSTSQYIVKNLAKEQTVNWSLNHSNVTISVKDNIATLSPKSYKFNNSFNLTAKVSDKGGKLIKTLQKEISLGGEIPDFELSRIDNYDMFNPSLNDSKEIILFASPLSSYSSGNFNFTTDYFWTLRESEGAWSEEKRYYNQSFIDIQPVFNIPSYSSGEYIVDLAINNACKRMARVFHFNLSLNNNPYRMYPIPASGYLNFELRNNPTNKTFRTALSFNRQNLDNKYTIILYNSSGKVVKRFTSNEIKSKFSLAGLQSGFYVAHIIINGRTYKENLIIK from the coding sequence ATGAAAAATCCATTTAAATCGGTTTTTTACATTTTTTTATTAGTAGGAACCACAAGTATAGCACAAATCACAACTAATGAGGAGCCTTATAGTTTTACTCACAATAAAAAACTATATGAAAAAAGCAAAAACACTTATTCTGTAATAAATCTACAGATACCTGATTTAAAAAAAATCTATGAAGAAGATGCTAATAGCCAAAATAATTCAGGCTTTGAAAGGGTTGCTGTACCCATATCCGTAAACTTTAATTCTGAACATGATGGGGACTGGACAGAAACATCTGAAGGCGGAAAATTATGGACTATAACATTTCATGCTAAAAATGCCAAATCTATAGATTTTGTATTTGATAAATTTTGGTTACCTAAAGGAGGGAAATTTTTCGTTTACAACCCCCAAACAAAAGAAAAAATAGGGGCTATAACTGCCGACTTCTTAGAGGGGAATAGGAACGAGCCTAAAAGTTTTTCGACTGGAATTATTTTAGGTGATATAATGACTTTAGAGTATTTTCAACCAGAGGATATTAAGGAAAAACCTATAATTAGTATTAGTAAAATATATTATGGTTATAAAAAATTAAAATCCGCAGAAAAATTTGGAGATAGTGGAAATTGCAATGTTAACATCAATTGTGTTGAAGGTCAAAATTGGCAAAAAGAAAAAAATGCCGTTGCAAGAATATATATTAAATCTCCTAAAGAAGCTGGGTGGTGTTCTGGTGCCTTAATTAATAATTCAAAAGAAGATTCTTCCCCTCTCTTCTTAACAGCAGATCATTGTATTAATGATTATTTTGATGCTATTCGTAATAATGATTTATCCTCTTCCATTTTTTACTGGAATTACGAATTTCCTTCTTGTGAAAATGAAAATATTGAACCTCCTATTCTTTCCACCGCTGGAGCTATTGTAAAAGCAAATAACCCAGATACAGATTTTGCACTCTTAGAATTAAAACAAGACCCAAGAAATTTACCTAATGCTAAACTTTACTACCTAGGTTGGGATAGAACTGGTAATCACACCAAAGGAGGGGTGGGCATACATCATCCACGAGGAGATGTTAAAAAAATAAGCATTGACAATGATGATTTAAAAACTAACAAGCAAACAATTCATTGGACTGATGGAGGAATATCTCTACCAGAAACTCATTGGGTGTCTACAATTGATATTGGAACATCAGAAGGAGGTTCTTCAGGTTCCCCTCTTTTGAACTTCAATCATAATATAATAGGACAACTTCACGGGGGCGATTCTAGATGTGCTCCAGTAACAAAATACTATGGACGATTTGACATTTCATGGAATGGAAACAACAATCCAGACAGCCGAAGAAAATTACAGCCATGGCTAGATCCTATTAATTCAGGGAAATTAACTTTAGAAGGGAAAGGCGTTATTCCTAATTATGAAATAGAAGGTAATTATTATCTATGCTCTACCTCACAATATATAGTAAAGAATTTAGCAAAAGAACAAACTGTAAATTGGAGTTTAAATCATAGCAATGTAACTATCAGTGTTAAAGACAATATAGCTACACTTAGTCCTAAATCTTATAAATTCAACAATTCTTTCAACTTAACTGCAAAAGTTAGTGACAAAGGAGGAAAACTCATAAAAACTTTACAAAAAGAAATAAGCCTAGGAGGAGAGATTCCTGATTTTGAACTATCCAGAATTGATAATTACGACATGTTCAATCCGAGTTTAAATGATTCAAAAGAAATAATTTTATTTGCATCCCCTCTATCTTCTTATTCCTCTGGAAATTTTAATTTCACTACAGATTACTTCTGGACTCTAAGAGAGAGCGAAGGAGCTTGGAGCGAGGAAAAAAGATATTATAATCAAAGTTTTATCGACATACAACCTGTATTCAACATCCCCTCTTATTCTTCAGGAGAATATATCGTCGATTTAGCAATAAACAATGCTTGTAAGCGAATGGCTAGAGTATTTCATTTTAATTTAAGCTTAAATAATAATCCTTATAGAATGTATCCTATTCCTGCTAGTGGATATCTTAATTTTGAACTTAGAAACAATCCTACAAATAAGACTTTCCGAACTGCTTTAAGTTTTAATCGTCAAAACTTAGACAATAAATATACAATCATTTTGTATAATAGCTCTGGAAAGGTAGTAAAAAGATTTACTAGTAATGAAATTAAAAGCAAATTCTCTCTTGCAGGACTACAATCAGGATTCTATGTCGCACACATTATTATTAATGGAAGAACATACAAAGAAAATTTGATTATAAAATAA
- the metK gene encoding methionine adenosyltransferase yields the protein MSYFFTSESVSEGHPDKVADQISDAILDHFLAFDSQSKVACETLVTTGQVILAGEVNSKAYVDLQEITRKVIGRIGYNDSQMNFTADSCGVLSAIHEQSPDIRQGVVQSEKENQGAGDQGMMFGYATNETENFMPLALDLSHRILLELAEIRKNETEMPYLRPDAKAQVTLEYSDDNKPTSIHTIVVSTQHDEFGDEVAMQERIRRDVIQIVIPRVIQKLPTHIKELFTSDITYHINPTGKFVIGGPHGDTGLTGRKIIVDTYGGKGAHGGGAFSGKDPSKVDRSAAYAMRHLAKNLVAAGVCEEALVQVSYAIGVAEPMSLCIETYGTSKVDLSDAEIAQKLLEKYDFRPYAIEEKFKLRNPIYEETAAYGHMGREPRVVKKVFEGNGHDKVECEVELFTWEKLDIVDELKALFELK from the coding sequence ATGTCTTATTTTTTTACATCAGAGTCGGTGTCTGAAGGGCACCCAGATAAAGTAGCAGATCAAATTTCTGACGCTATTTTAGATCACTTTTTGGCATTTGATAGCCAAAGTAAAGTTGCTTGCGAAACTCTTGTAACCACAGGACAAGTAATCTTAGCGGGCGAAGTGAACTCAAAAGCCTATGTTGATTTACAAGAAATTACACGAAAAGTTATCGGTCGTATCGGGTACAACGACAGCCAAATGAATTTTACAGCAGATTCTTGTGGTGTGCTTTCTGCCATTCACGAGCAGTCGCCAGACATTAGACAAGGTGTGGTGCAATCTGAAAAAGAAAACCAAGGGGCTGGAGACCAAGGAATGATGTTTGGTTATGCGACCAACGAAACCGAAAACTTTATGCCTCTGGCACTTGATCTTTCGCACAGAATTTTGCTTGAATTGGCAGAGATTCGTAAAAACGAAACCGAAATGCCTTACCTTCGTCCAGATGCTAAAGCACAAGTTACTTTGGAATACAGCGACGATAACAAGCCTACAAGCATCCACACAATTGTGGTTTCTACGCAACACGACGAATTTGGTGATGAAGTGGCTATGCAAGAGCGCATCCGTAGAGATGTGATTCAAATTGTGATTCCGCGTGTGATTCAGAAATTGCCTACGCACATCAAGGAATTATTTACATCGGACATTACCTACCACATCAACCCAACGGGTAAATTCGTAATCGGTGGACCGCACGGCGACACAGGACTTACGGGGAGAAAAATCATCGTAGATACTTATGGTGGTAAAGGCGCTCACGGTGGCGGTGCTTTCAGTGGTAAAGACCCATCAAAAGTAGACCGTTCTGCGGCTTATGCCATGCGACATTTGGCTAAAAACTTGGTTGCAGCAGGTGTTTGTGAAGAAGCCTTGGTACAGGTATCTTATGCCATCGGTGTAGCAGAGCCTATGAGCCTTTGTATAGAAACTTACGGAACAAGCAAAGTAGATTTAAGCGATGCAGAAATTGCTCAAAAATTGCTTGAAAAATACGATTTCCGTCCTTATGCGATTGAAGAAAAATTCAAATTGCGTAATCCTATCTACGAAGAAACTGCGGCTTACGGGCACATGGGGCGTGAGCCACGCGTGGTGAAAAAAGTTTTTGAAGGAAACGGACACGATAAAGTAGAGTGCGAAGTAGAACTTTTCACTTGGGAAAAATTAGATATTGTAGATGAATTAAAAGCGCTATTTGAGCTTAAATAA
- a CDS encoding YceI family protein: MKNSNLKAVLFSLMFIAFGALLNAQALKTSRIQIQLNGTSTIHDWQMNAYHGDFSGVAKGDIIENVKFVMKAEDLQSNRKGMDANAYKALNTNQYPNITFTANQLRSGIVKGQLTINNVTKNIELPVVIKRTRGFYTVQAEKDLLMTDFNVTPPTFYNSIKTANEVKIAINLILKEA, from the coding sequence ATGAAAAATTCAAACTTAAAAGCCGTTCTTTTTAGCCTAATGTTCATCGCCTTTGGAGCTTTGCTAAATGCCCAAGCCTTGAAAACTTCAAGAATTCAGATTCAACTCAATGGAACATCAACTATCCACGATTGGCAAATGAATGCCTATCATGGAGATTTCTCTGGAGTAGCTAAAGGCGATATCATTGAAAATGTAAAATTTGTAATGAAAGCAGAGGATTTACAAAGCAATCGTAAAGGAATGGATGCAAATGCCTATAAAGCACTTAATACAAATCAATATCCAAACATCACCTTCACTGCCAATCAATTGAGAAGTGGTATTGTAAAAGGGCAACTCACCATTAATAATGTAACTAAAAATATAGAGCTTCCCGTCGTTATTAAAAGAACTAGAGGGTTCTACACTGTGCAAGCCGAAAAAGATTTGCTTATGACGGATTTTAATGTAACACCTCCAACATTCTATAATTCAATCAAAACAGCAAACGAAGTAAAAATAGCTATAAATTTAATTTTAAAAGAAGCATAA
- a CDS encoding anaerobic sulfatase maturase, giving the protein MSSNYNPLNFVLVKPAGPDCNLGCTYCFYLEKAELYKNTKKHRMSDEVLEELIKQGVAQSNDYINFTWQGGEPTLMGLDFFKKVIKFQQKYARNKSVANALQTNGVLLNDEWAKFLGQWRFLVGLSLDGPEHIHDKYRFTAGGKPSWEKVMRAHELLKKYNVDTNAMCCVTDYSADYPEELYNFYKSLGLTWMQFIPVVETDKEDPTKAADFSLTPEKYGKFLNKIFDLWLADFDRGEPTTVIRNIESVFHTYVDMPAPECTLLEQCGVYPTVEHNGDVYSCDFFVEDEWRLGNIMQKDRLVDMINSAQQKKFGRMKKDLPPKCHTCEWYKHCYGGCTKDRIKDARDNGNPRFCQSTIDYLKHIDPTMKRLAKQWKQNQLAQNPITYDIYNAGYDF; this is encoded by the coding sequence ATGAGCAGTAATTATAATCCATTAAACTTTGTATTAGTAAAACCCGCTGGCCCAGATTGTAACTTAGGCTGCACCTATTGTTTTTATCTTGAAAAAGCGGAACTCTATAAAAACACCAAAAAGCACCGTATGAGTGATGAAGTTTTGGAGGAGCTAATAAAGCAAGGCGTAGCACAATCCAATGATTACATCAACTTCACTTGGCAAGGCGGAGAGCCTACGCTAATGGGGCTTGATTTCTTTAAAAAGGTAATTAAATTCCAGCAAAAATATGCACGAAACAAATCCGTGGCCAATGCCTTGCAGACAAATGGCGTGTTGCTCAACGATGAGTGGGCAAAATTCCTAGGGCAATGGCGCTTCCTCGTGGGGCTCTCGCTTGATGGGCCAGAGCATATTCACGATAAATACCGCTTCACCGCAGGAGGAAAACCCTCGTGGGAAAAGGTGATGCGCGCACACGAATTGCTCAAAAAATACAATGTAGACACCAATGCAATGTGCTGCGTTACGGATTATTCCGCTGATTATCCAGAGGAATTATACAACTTTTATAAAAGCCTTGGGCTTACTTGGATGCAGTTTATCCCCGTGGTAGAAACCGACAAAGAAGACCCAACCAAGGCGGCAGATTTCTCGCTCACACCCGAAAAATATGGCAAATTCCTAAATAAAATTTTTGATTTATGGCTAGCTGATTTCGATCGTGGCGAACCAACTACGGTGATTAGAAACATAGAATCCGTATTCCACACTTATGTAGACATGCCTGCGCCTGAATGCACCCTGCTAGAACAGTGCGGCGTGTACCCCACCGTGGAGCACAACGGCGATGTGTATAGCTGCGACTTCTTTGTGGAAGATGAGTGGCGACTAGGCAACATTATGCAAAAAGACCGATTGGTGGATATGATTAATTCCGCGCAGCAAAAGAAATTTGGGCGAATGAAAAAAGACCTCCCTCCCAAATGCCACACCTGCGAATGGTATAAGCACTGCTACGGCGGCTGCACCAAAGATAGAATCAAAGATGCGCGTGATAATGGAAATCCACGATTTTGCCAATCTACCATTGATTACCTAAAACATATAGACCCTACAATGAAGCGATTGGCTAAGCAATGGAAACAAAATCAATTGGCTCAAAATCCAATTACTTACGATATTTACAACGCAGGATACGATTTTTAA